One Mycteria americana isolate JAX WOST 10 ecotype Jacksonville Zoo and Gardens chromosome 7, USCA_MyAme_1.0, whole genome shotgun sequence genomic window, ggtttcttcattttttaactcTGTTCTATAGCCGTGTCCCTCTGATTACTTGATAGCATTAGTAAACCTGCCATCCTTATGGCACTATTAGGAACAAATAAAAGGCTTGCTCTGTTGCAAGTGTGTGTGTTGACAGTTAAGGAGCAGCAGTGGACATCTTGGGTCCTGTCACAAGCTCCTTGAGTTCTGTTGTGCAGTTTCTTCTGCCAAAGTCTCTCTCAACTAAATTCTTtttaacttctctctctctctgttttttaaaaacctgtgtcTGTTTTTCAGGTGTCTCATTCACTCTCTCTTTCTTGACTGACCTTGCGCCTCAGTTAGTGGGTTTCCTTCTGTAGTTACTCCCACTCTCACTGTGTTTCTTCTAActtgtctttggggtttttttgtccaccCGGTCCTATTCCTGCATTCAGTTTCATGTCAGATGTGCCTTCATTTATTCCCCAATTTGATTGCATTTTCCAGACTTTCTTTGTCATCTTAGCTGAAAGGTAGGCCCAGTTACTTATCTTCCAGTGTTTCTGGTTGGCCATATCTTTGCTCAGTGAATTTATTATATATTCTCTGTATATCCCCAAATACATTTACCCCCCAAATGCGTGAAGACTAGTCAGCTTTGAAGGGGTATTTGTGGGGACACAAAGGGGGAAACTGACAGTCAGCTTTCTGAAGAGTCATGTTTCTGTTGCAAACAATAAGGGTGCATGAAAGACTGGCATACAAAACTTCAATTCACAGTTCAAATTGTGATAAAAGTATAATGAACTAGAAGAGAATAGCAAGCAATTTATAACATTACTATccagaaacaataaaataagaCCTGACCCGTTCCTGATGTTGGAAGAAAATCCTGCTGTTGGTTCTAATTCTGTGCATTAAGGAAAAAATTGAGTCTTCCATTGAAACCCTTGTTGATGGattctaaaataaaaactaagtttGGTACTTTACTTAAAATAGGAATTTGGATGTTACTACTCTGGATTACACATTGTCTTCTAAtatttgtttgcatgtttctACTCACTCTCACAATACAGCAGGAGCTTTAGCTATAGACACACTGAATTCAGACCCTTTTTTAGCTgatagaaaaaaatctaaaggagATCCTGTTGAGGCATTGGTTTGTCCCAACAAAAGACGAAGTAGGGCACTGATAACTTAAATGGGTATATTTGTCTGACAGGAGTAGAGGTCTTTGTAAATAAATGCTCCAGTTTCATTTGATAACTGAATCTGTatcaaaaaaccccttcatttctAAAGCTTCTTTGTTTGAAAGCTTCActctgtgtgtatatgcacacatcAATATGCATGTGCACAcgctctttatatatatatttttatgcaaacaTCACTTGGGCATAAAGATTTTACATGGATAAAAGCATGATATTTGAGGTGTTATTAGAAGAAAATTATCCCGGGCAGCTGGgtaaacaaaaatctttttgcaAAGTTTGTAACTGCAAATAGGAGGCTTTTTGTGATAAGAGGCAGTGATCTCAAAAGTTGGAGAAACAGCTTAGAATATAAACCCTTCATTTTCCTAAGCCTGTGTCATTTTGCTTGTCATGTTGTTGTAGCTGTGATGTCACATACTGTCTTGTCATAATCATTAATTTGGAAGGGTCTGCAGGCGTGAAGAGGTGTAATTAATGTGTTTATGCCTTTGGTCACCTTTTAAACAGTAGGTTTTGCTGATGTTGATTGCATGTTAAGTGAATGTTGTTTATGCGAATCTAAGCTAGACACTGCTTGTGATACTTTTAGGTATGTCCAATCTAAATTGATCCATATCATAGGTTATGCTTTATTTACCTATGTTTGTAATTGAAAAATTTTCTTTGggagattttgttttcttaaagatgaGAATAAATGATTAATTAACTTGTTGTTTTGGAGTGTTCctctgaaaaggcatttttaggTAATGTTATCTTCCAAATATATCTGATCAAAGGGTTTTGGAAGCCCCAGCATATATCTTTGTCTGCATTCTTGGTCTTGGTTCTTGACATTTGTTCTTGCATGGTCTATAAGAAAGTACAGATTTGTGGCtttgaaaaaatacctttttccctctgttttaaaGCACTGGTTGGTATAGGAGTGTATATCTTTAGACTTGAGAGAGATTAGTACTGGAAATTTTCTCtagtttttttcctgagtaatgcatatgttttaaaactacattaaaaagaCTTTATTAATGGACTTGCATGTTTAATGCcagcttgctttgcttgctttaagaagctgctttctcttttttgataCAAAAACACTACTATCCTTTTAATTTTACCTTTGAGATTTAACACCTTGAACTTCCTGTACATCAGTTCTGACTGAGATAGCGTTTAGGGGTACTTGACATACTTCCTGCATGAGAAAGTTTTGATacctttttcttgtttcagacGAGCTTAATGGTGTAGTAATTGTGTTGTTATAGTGGTGTTATGGATGTGGCAGTATTTGGAGGTAGACACAGTGTTAGACCACCTGGTATTGGGCAGCTTTCAGGCAAATAAATGAGCCTTTCAGCCACACGATGAAGGCTTGTTTATTTGAAAGTTGGTCTCTTTTTCCAGTTACACAAGTTGGTCTAATAAAGATGCTACTCCTGCCAAAGGTCTTAAATTTCCTTACCTCATTTAAGGAAACATGCTGTTTTAGTTTGGACTTGTTTGTCTTGAATGGAGAATAGTTCTAATGGCTTTTGtttggtgtgtccccccccgtaCATTAGAGCTGTTTGTGTAGCTAACAGCCCGGTGTCGTAGGTGGCTTGTTTTATAGGTGGCCTGACACACTTTCAGTTAGCAGTGGAAAGGAGCGTGTGACTTGTAGGTTTGCAAAGCCTGCAAAGAAGGTTAATtgctgccctgtgccagcaaACTCATATTTAAAGGGCAGTTTGTAGTTTTCAGCTGTGAAGAGGTTGCTACGATCTAATAATTTAAGattttacagactgaaaaatTAGGTTTTAGACTCATTTccttctgtcagaaaaaaatctgaatattgaCACTTTGTTTCCCTGCCCCTCACATTTTCTTAACATTCTCAATGCATCTTGCTAGGGGAAAGTTACATTTGATTACATTTATCAAACCTTGATAAATAGGTAATCTATTTATTTTGCGATAATGGAATTGAAAGTATACCTACAGGTAGAACGGGATCTGTGGTGTATTTACTGTAAGTTATGTAAACAGAATGTAATTTTATCTTCAGGTCCTACAATAAGATTTTGAGGCAGCCCTTTacaacttttttccttgttaatAGTTAAATTAATTTGTAACGAATGTGGTGTTTCCTGTTGTATATTGAATCTGAAATATCATTTTCTGTTGAAGGGTCTTACAGTTTCTTCCATTTACTCTATACTATTTTTACCAAGGAGATTCTTTTCCCGCACAGTTCTAGTTTAGGGATAGTAATGCAAACTTTATAGTAATCCGTTTCAGTACAAAATTCCTCTCAACAGAGAACAAAGTATTTAACCACTTTAATGTCAGTGTTATGTGGCACAGGGGAAGAATAATAATTGTTCAGAGGAACctgcaaatatttcttcccaATAAACAGTGCTTTATGAAGTTGTTATTCATCCTTGTAAAGTTAAGTTAGCGGAGATACTAATGCGGGTTTTTTGTCATTAATATGTAGTAACCTAATGTTTCActttttgcagtctttcagaAACAAGATAGCCATGGCCACAGAAATTGGCTCCCCGCCCCGATTTTTCCATATGCCGAGGTTCCAGCACCAGGCGCCTCGGCAGTTGTTCTACAAAAGACCTGATTTTGCACAGCAGCAAGCAATGCAACAGCTTACTTTTGATGGAAAGCGGATGAGAAAAGCTGTGAATCGAAAGACCATAGACTACAATCCCTCTGTAATTAAATATTTGGAGGTTagttaattttctggttttctttgaaaaacttttttccttcctgaaatctGTGATTGTGCTTTTCAGTGTCTGTAGAGCAGTCTGGAATACTGGGAGATCTACTGCTGCATTTTCAAACTAAGTGACAAATGCTTGTAAATTTGGTATAGTATGAATACAAAGGGGTTTGGTCCTTGGTAATAAAACTGCACATATACCCAGCTGACTTTGTAGTTTGTGTAAATACCAGTTTTTACATTCTGTCTTGGAATTCTAACTCGGAGTGCAATTGAGTGTCTTGTGTGATGTTCTGACTTTTCAGTGAACATAAAAACTCATTATAAATAATGtaattgttcttatttttgttttgaaatagaaatatcccaaaatgagaaacaaatcaTTACCCCTTCCCCTCCAAAACCAGGGCaccataaaaatgttttctcatcaTTTTACTAATAGCACTGCAACTTGCACTGTTGTCTCTGAAAATCCCTCGCTGTACAGTTAATAGATACAGACCAACTTAAATGAAGTTTTGTTGAAGAAATGGTTCTGTAAAAATGCTTATTTAGCTTTCCTGATGTGGTGGTATTAATTTCttaagaaatacaattttatgaTGAAGAGTTACTGTACAAGTACTGGATATTAGCTCAGAAGAAGTAGaatcaaatacataaatacaggAATTGTTGGAATCTCAACAGCGACATCGCAAAAACTTGATGAAATTAATTTGATCTGCTGTGGCCGGTGCATGATTATAGCTTGTATGTGTTTAACAATTGGAAGGTTTTCTcaataataaatttaaattatcttcTAAGATCTGTTTAAACAcgaaacatttaaaacatattcttaTATTTTAGGGATGCCCCAAAACCGATTCTATTAGTGGTgggctaatttaaaaaaaaataattttagtagtTCAGGACCTTTTTTACTGTGGTAGAAGTAAACACCCTCAAACttctgtttattaaaacaaaacaaaaaaaagtcagatctGTATGTTTTGGACGCTTACACAAAATTAGGGTATACCAGAATTCCATTTCAGTCCCGGCTTCAATACTACTGATTTAATTTGATGTGGTtctataaaaatgagaaaagtggTTCATATGTAATTTGCTCTTGGCTTAAGAAAATCTAGCAAACTGTAGTACtgtatgctgaaaatgttttacCTAGAATTTTAACTTGTGTTTTTGGTATGTACACAGATCCAAATTGGTAAAGTTTACAGCatgaagctgaaataatttcattcttaGTTCATGTAAAGTGTTTTTGAAAAGACTGTGTTTGACAGCTCACAAAATTTAACTACTTGAAGGGATTTTTATCCCTTGGTCTTCTAAGTTATATCCATTTGAATGCATTATTATATTTATGCTTCAGCCACAGAAGCTTCCTTTCTAGCTCGTGTCACTGTGTGGGGTTTCATTTAGGGTTAATTAACACAGCTCCTAATGGTCTAAATGCTTATCCTGAAAGTAAACTTCTTAAAATGGTTGAATGTGCTTCTTGTAGAATACCTACTAGCCTGGGCAGCAAAGTACCAGTTGTCTCTGTTACAATAATGTGGCTTATTACATAGGACTGCTCCTTTCATATTGTTAAGCTGCAATTTTAAATGAGCTGCTTTAGCCTGATGAAATTAAGACTTTAAACATTCTTGAATCTTTTGCTTATGCTGTACAAATTCTACAGGTTTCCTGAGACCGAAGTTTTTAACTGAATTTATTCTAAAAATCTTTGGAGTGCTTTGGAGTTTCCCAAACAGGCTGTCAATGTGttccttattttctgttgtttaacaATGAAGTATAGTGGTGGTATGAACTAGgagttgttttcttctttccagaataGAGTATGGCAGAGAGACCAGCGAGATATGCGAGCAATCCAGCCTGATGCAGGATATTACAATGACGTAAGTAAAATCTTTCTATTTCCTGATGAATTTCTGTGGATAAAATTTGTCCAGAAAATCAGAAGGATTCTGCCTGTCAGCTGAGGTTATCTTTTTGTCCACAAGAGGCCTTAAAGATATGAAGGGTATCTTCACTCTACATTATCTTGTTCGGTTGGAATCCATGTCCACGAAGAGAACCTGAAATTGGATAGGCTTTTAATTTTTGAATGCAAGAAGTCTCATAATGCACTGAGCTTGCAAAGCTGCTCTTGAAGATGCTGGTTCTGGATGTTTTGAGATGGTAAATCATACAGACTTTTGAACATTTCTACTGACTGACTTCTGATAATTTCCCTGCAAATGAAAAACTTGCTTTTCCAGAAATAGGTGTCCAGAATGTATGCTTTTCTTGCAGGTTCTGGTTAGAAATGTCATTACtaaatcttttgtttcttctctcataGTTGGTCCCTCCTATAGGAATGCTGAACAACCCTATGAATGCTGTAACAACAAAATTTGTTCGGACATCTACTAATAAAGTAAAATGCCCAGTGTTTGTTGTCAGGGTGAGTATTGTGTTGGATTTCCTTAGTTGTATTGTCTTAATTTAAATCAGAGTGATATTCttaactgaagaaagaaacaagataACAGTTAAAGCGTTTCCAGATAAAACAAGCGTGTGGAATATATGGACTACTTCTGTGCCTAGTCTTTCTGTGGAGGGTTTTAGGAAATTAAATGGTAAGGTCTGAGTACAAAATAATGCTTACTCTCAGAGTCTGAGGTGCACTTCCCAcactttaatttatttatttatttatttatttactttcatttgcGGGGGCTAATATATCTTGactctcagaaaaaaaggcaatttggtCTCTGTGCTGTTAGACTCTTGTAGCATCTTTTAACAACTTTTCCGTGATGTCAGCAGTATTGTTTAGTATGGATATTGCATGGTAGAAGGGTATTGGTGCCAAtaagctgtttcttctctgcaactagattttttcattgcttttacgGTGGGCTTTGTCCTGTTGTTACAAAAGTCAAAAGGTATTGGTGCCAATAAGCTGTTTCTTCTCTACAACTagattttttcattgcttttactgTGGGCTTTGTCCTGTTGTTACAAAAGTCAAAAGCCCTCTGGCACAGTTCTGCATTTTTGTCTATCTTGCATCCTCTAGACAGTCATTTAGTAAATTCCAGTTCTGCAGATTCCCTGGAAGAAGCTTATGATTTATTTGGAGGAttgtgaagaaatatttgaatGTTATATTTGCACGGTTtagttaaatttttcttttgcagtggaCTCCTGAGGGGAGACGCTTGGTCACTGGTGCATCTAGTGGAGAGTTTACTTTATGGAATGGACTGACTTTCAATTTTGAAACAATATTGCAGGTAAATTCATCTATCAAGATTTCTGTGTATTTCCTTGAGGTTTCAGAGCATGTTTTAGGAACACACTTCACCCTGCTCATCATGGGTCTGGGGTCTAAGTGCGGTAATGGAAGTCTTAGAGGTCTTTTATTCTGCTCTGACCCCATGTCAGACTGTGGCTGTAGGCAATTCATTTAATGCTTTTCATTCCATCTCCATATGCTATACTAACTGTTCTCAAGAACATACTATGAGTACTTGTaataataaagaaacattttggaaacaaaatgcaagtactcttcatttattatttagaaGACTATTGTATACAAAgtaagggaattttttttttcccacagtaaCATCTTGGATCTAACTAGATCatcattgttttcatttctttgttgcAGCTGTTAAGTAGGAACTTTACTAACTTTTGTGTTTGTATGGGTCGGACGGTATTTGAACATGTTTGCTagaagttttgtttctgaatttacAGGCTCACGACAGCCCTGTAAGGGCTATGACTTGGTCACACAATGATATGTGGATGCTGACAGCAGACCACGGGGGATATGTGAAATACTGGCAGTCCAACATGAACAACGTCAAGATGTTCCAGGCACATAAGGAGGCGATTAGAGAGGCCAGGTTTATACACAATATACCATTTTCTGTAGTACCTATTGCCATGATTAGACTGTTCTCTAAGTGTATTCTGGGTGCAGAAATGCATGGGTTCTGTCAGATTCTGGGAAACTTACTGCACCacataaacacagtattttcttttgtttccacattCTCACCGTTTTGCTGGCACCTTTCTGAATTAGTATTGTCCCAGTATCCGCCTCTGCAATATGTTAGAGATGTATTTGTCTGCCGCATTTTGCACTggtattcttttcatttttatatggtGACGATGTGTATCAGTTATTCCTTTTTATACGCACTGTGTAAGACAACAATTTCATTCCAAATAAAGAATTCAGTCTTTAATAATctaactgaataaaatataaagccttcagaaataaaacacctGCATAGTTctcacaaaataataaaacactaaATAAAGTGAAGAACTGCTTGGCTTGGTGAAGCCAAGACTTCCAGTAATACTAAATACCCACGCAGACTGCCACATACAGAAGTCTAATGTTAATACTGAATGGGTTCTTCAAGCTTGAAACTGTAAGCAAGCCATTGAAAAGAAGACTGTAGGATATTCTCTTGGTT contains:
- the WDR33 gene encoding pre-mRNA 3' end processing protein WDR33 isoform X3, which translates into the protein MATEIGSPPRFFHMPRFQHQAPRQLFYKRPDFAQQQAMQQLTFDGKRMRKAVNRKTIDYNPSVIKYLENRVWQRDQRDMRAIQPDAGYYNDLVPPIGMLNNPMNAVTTKFVRTSTNKVKCPVFVVRWTPEGRRLVTGASSGEFTLWNGLTFNFETILQAHDSPVRAMTWSHNDMWMLTADHGGYVKYWQSNMNNVKMFQAHKEAIREASFSPTDNKFATCSDDGTVRIWDFLRCHEERILRAGAVLLAISVEM
- the WDR33 gene encoding pre-mRNA 3' end processing protein WDR33 isoform X5; the encoded protein is MATEIGSPPRFFHMPRFQHQAPRQLFYKRPDFAQQQAMQQLTFDGKRMRKAVNRKTIDYNPSVIKYLENRVWQRDQRDMRAIQPDAGYYNDLVPPIGMLNNPMNAVTTKFVRTSTNKVKCPVFVVRWTPEGRRLVTGASSGEFTLWNGLTFNFETILQAHDSPVRAMTWSHNDMWMLTADHGGYVKYWQSNMNNVKMFQAHKEAIREASFSPTDNKFATCSDDGTVRIWDFLRCHEERILRGAVLLAISVEM
- the WDR33 gene encoding pre-mRNA 3' end processing protein WDR33 isoform X1, with protein sequence MATEIGSPPRFFHMPRFQHQAPRQLFYKRPDFAQQQAMQQLTFDGKRMRKAVNRKTIDYNPSVIKYLENRVWQRDQRDMRAIQPDAGYYNDLVPPIGMLNNPMNAVTTKFVRTSTNKVKCPVFVVRWTPEGRRLVTGASSGEFTLWNGLTFNFETILQAHDSPVRAMTWSHNDMWMLTADHGGYVKYWQSNMNNVKMFQAHKEAIREASFSPTDNKFATCSDDGTVRIWDFLRCHEERILRGFSKNTELCLALCGNRQWLAKILQVEKLGILTP
- the WDR33 gene encoding pre-mRNA 3' end processing protein WDR33 isoform X2, with product MATEIGSPPRFFHMPRFQHQAPRQLFYKRPDFAQQQAMQQLTFDGKRMRKAVNRKTIDYNPSVIKYLENRVWQRDQRDMRAIQPDAGYYNDLVPPIGMLNNPMNAVTTKFVRTSTNKVKCPVFVVRWTPEGRRLVTGASSGEFTLWNGLTFNFETILQAHDSPVRAMTWSHNDMWMLTADHGGYVKYWQSNMNNVKMFQAHKEAIREASFSPTDNKFATCSDDGTVRIWDFLRCHEERILRGFIAQNPCCLKTGPLCSR
- the WDR33 gene encoding pre-mRNA 3' end processing protein WDR33 isoform X4 — its product is MATEIGSPPRFFHMPRFQHQAPRQLFYKRPDFAQQQAMQQLTFDGKRMRKAVNRKTIDYNPSVIKYLENRVWQRDQRDMRAIQPDAGYYNDLVPPIGMLNNPMNAVTTKFVRTSTNKVKCPVFVVRWTPEGRRLVTGASSGEFTLWNGLTFNFETILQAHDSPVRAMTWSHNDMWMLTADHGGYVKYWQSNMNNVKMFQAHKEAIREASFSPTDNKFATCSDDGTVRIWDFLRCHEERILRDALIQRHNQPR